One region of Alcanivorax sediminis genomic DNA includes:
- a CDS encoding DUF1993 domain-containing protein, with protein sequence MSMESMADIKELFTVRLTVLEHILSVGEQHFPDMDSLLGMRLAEDMLPLGTQIAFACNQPRGFSQWCAGEPVDNLTGEVSSLAQAREHIADTKARVAAIEAGEGQLEETKRIGLGPGRYCELTGHQYVRDYLIPNLYFHITTTYAILRMKGAPLGKADFMCYLAPYVRQE encoded by the coding sequence ATGAGCATGGAAAGCATGGCAGACATCAAGGAGCTGTTTACCGTCAGGTTGACAGTGCTGGAGCACATTCTGTCAGTGGGGGAGCAGCACTTCCCTGATATGGATTCTCTTCTGGGGATGCGGCTGGCTGAGGACATGTTGCCGTTGGGCACCCAGATCGCCTTTGCCTGCAACCAGCCTCGCGGGTTTTCCCAGTGGTGCGCGGGGGAGCCGGTAGATAATCTCACCGGCGAGGTAAGCTCCCTTGCCCAGGCCCGGGAACATATTGCCGATACCAAAGCGCGGGTAGCCGCCATTGAAGCCGGTGAGGGTCAGCTGGAAGAAACCAAGCGTATTGGTTTGGGGCCAGGACGCTACTGCGAATTGACAGGGCATCAGTATGTACGGGACTACCTGATCCCCAACCTCTATTTCCACATTACCACCACCTACGCGATCCTGCGCATGAAAGGGGCGCCTCTCGGCAAGGCTGATTTCATGTGCTACCTGGCGCCGTATGTGCGTCAGGAATGA
- a CDS encoding universal stress protein, which produces MTPDIPIIERRRQSSLERLLLGSVADYVTRHANQPLLIMPPREE; this is translated from the coding sequence CTGACCCCAGATATCCCAATCATCGAACGCCGCCGCCAAAGCTCCCTGGAACGGCTTCTGCTCGGCAGCGTCGCCGACTACGTTACACGTCACGCCAACCAGCCGTTACTGATCATGCCGCCACGGGAGGAGTAG
- a CDS encoding GFA family protein has protein sequence MIQGSCCCGAVQFELSEAPGMLGMCHCSRCRKVGASALAFVKKEHFRLLEGNEKITTFKAVPPYKYDRNFCSVCGTSLGEVLSDMASFPINAHCLDGDIEMTMAFHEFVAEKPCWYVIGDDAKQFSEHPHE, from the coding sequence ATGATTCAGGGAAGTTGTTGTTGTGGGGCGGTGCAGTTTGAGCTGTCGGAAGCGCCGGGCATGTTGGGGATGTGTCATTGCAGCCGCTGTCGCAAGGTGGGAGCCAGTGCACTGGCTTTTGTGAAGAAGGAACATTTCCGGCTTCTGGAAGGCAATGAAAAGATCACTACCTTCAAGGCGGTACCGCCCTATAAATATGATCGTAACTTCTGTTCGGTGTGTGGCACGTCTCTAGGTGAAGTGCTGTCGGACATGGCGTCATTTCCGATCAATGCCCATTGTCTGGATGGCGATATCGAGATGACCATGGCTTTTCATGAATTTGTCGCCGAGAAGCCATGCTGGTATGTGATTGGGGATGATGCCAAGCAGTTCAGTGAGCATCCCCACGAGTAG
- a CDS encoding zinc-binding dehydrogenase, translating to MKAVVCHHGEFEVQDVAEPEPGKGQILLNVLRCGICGSDLHARHHADELAEATERVGYPHMMRSHEHVVLGHEFVGEIADYGPRTHRRWKAGRRIVAMPMRRNNGVAHLTGLSTQAPGAYAERVLVEESLAFPVTNGISDDHAALTEPMAVSLHAVNRSGVSRRDTAIVIGCGPIGLGVIAMLKAKGVKHIVASDYSPTRRKLAKAMGAHVVVDPSQGSPYDGLEKRGFVVNAPQLFDMALDGMAMLRMTPLPWEPLWRAAEVAGVTNPKRPVIFECVGVPGVIDSIIEAAPLRSCIVVAGVCMKQDHFFPVNAINKEIDLRFALGYMPIEFRDALHMIAEGKVNVDPLITGTVGLSGVDEAFTALGNPEQHAKILIDPSKA from the coding sequence ATGAAAGCAGTGGTCTGTCATCACGGTGAGTTTGAGGTTCAGGATGTGGCCGAGCCGGAACCCGGCAAGGGGCAGATTCTGCTGAATGTGTTGCGTTGCGGGATTTGCGGCTCAGACCTGCATGCACGTCATCATGCGGATGAGCTGGCTGAAGCCACCGAGCGTGTCGGCTACCCGCACATGATGCGCAGCCATGAGCATGTGGTGCTGGGCCATGAGTTTGTGGGCGAGATTGCCGACTATGGCCCGAGGACGCATCGTCGCTGGAAGGCTGGCCGACGCATCGTGGCCATGCCCATGCGACGCAACAACGGGGTGGCGCATCTGACCGGGCTGTCCACCCAGGCACCGGGTGCTTATGCCGAGCGGGTGTTGGTGGAAGAGTCGCTGGCGTTCCCGGTGACCAACGGGATTTCCGATGATCATGCCGCACTGACCGAGCCCATGGCGGTATCGCTGCATGCGGTGAATCGCTCCGGCGTGAGCCGTCGTGATACTGCCATTGTGATTGGGTGCGGCCCGATTGGCCTGGGCGTGATTGCCATGCTCAAGGCCAAGGGCGTGAAGCACATTGTTGCCAGCGACTATTCCCCGACCCGGCGCAAGTTGGCCAAGGCCATGGGGGCCCATGTAGTGGTGGATCCTTCCCAGGGCAGTCCATACGATGGCCTGGAGAAACGCGGCTTTGTGGTGAATGCCCCCCAGCTGTTTGATATGGCGCTGGATGGCATGGCGATGCTGCGGATGACGCCTCTGCCCTGGGAACCGCTGTGGCGTGCAGCAGAGGTGGCCGGTGTGACCAATCCGAAGCGGCCGGTCATTTTTGAATGTGTGGGCGTGCCCGGGGTGATCGACAGCATCATTGAAGCGGCACCACTCCGCTCCTGCATTGTGGTGGCTGGGGTCTGCATGAAGCAGGATCATTTCTTCCCGGTGAATGCCATCAACAAGGAAATCGATCTGCGCTTTGCGCTGGGCTACATGCCCATCGAATTCCGCGATGCGCTACACATGATTGCTGAAGGCAAGGTCAATGTGGATCCGCTGATTACCGGCACGGTGGGGCTGTCGGGTGTGGACGAGGCCTTTACCGCCCTGGGAAACCCTGAGCAGCATGCCAAGATCCTGATCGACCCGAGCAAGGCTTGA
- a CDS encoding LysR family transcriptional regulator produces MAVDADLDLNTLPLFLALVAAGSFTAAAEQLGCNKSKVSLGVKRLESHLGVALFTRTTRQVQLTQAGEQFLAGCAQLMDQLDELMSQVEADQHQLQGALRIAAPEDFAAQVVAPALVAFGEQHPQLQLELRTGDSVADMVREGIDLSLRLGWLKDSTLRASKLGQFEQWLVASPAYLKTHGTPKKPEDLADHAWITFTPLPAPLTWQFSKGKQTRQVKMHSRFRANTTAVTKQLLLAGAGLSVLTDSIAAPELASGQLVRVLPAWSLPRGGIYAVFPPGKHVPARVRGFVDFLKQRLAWAG; encoded by the coding sequence ATGGCGGTGGATGCGGATCTGGACCTGAATACCTTGCCCCTGTTTTTGGCCTTGGTGGCGGCGGGCAGCTTTACGGCAGCCGCTGAGCAACTGGGCTGCAACAAGAGCAAGGTGAGCCTGGGGGTGAAGCGGCTGGAGTCTCATCTGGGCGTGGCCCTGTTTACCCGTACCACCCGGCAGGTACAGCTGACCCAGGCGGGGGAGCAGTTCCTGGCGGGCTGCGCGCAGTTGATGGACCAGCTCGATGAACTGATGTCGCAGGTGGAAGCGGATCAGCATCAGTTGCAGGGGGCGCTGCGCATTGCTGCCCCGGAGGATTTTGCCGCCCAGGTGGTGGCACCGGCACTGGTGGCCTTTGGTGAGCAGCATCCACAGCTGCAACTGGAGCTGCGCACCGGCGACAGCGTGGCGGACATGGTCCGAGAGGGCATTGATTTGTCACTGCGGCTGGGCTGGCTGAAGGATTCCACCCTGCGGGCGAGCAAGCTGGGACAGTTCGAACAGTGGCTGGTGGCCTCACCGGCATACCTGAAAACCCACGGCACTCCGAAAAAGCCCGAGGACCTGGCGGACCATGCCTGGATTACCTTTACGCCCTTGCCCGCACCGCTTACGTGGCAATTCAGTAAGGGCAAGCAAACCCGTCAGGTGAAAATGCACTCCCGTTTCCGCGCCAACACCACCGCAGTGACCAAACAACTGCTACTGGCCGGTGCGGGCCTGTCGGTGCTCACCGATTCCATCGCCGCCCCGGAGCTGGCCAGCGGCCAACTGGTCAGAGTGCTTCCGGCCTGGTCGTTGCCCCGTGGCGGCATCTATGCGGTATTCCCGCCGGGCAAGCATGTGCCTGCACGGGTAAGGGGCTTTGTGGATTTCTTGAAGCAGCGTTTGGCCTGGGCGGGGTGA
- a CDS encoding NAD(P)-dependent oxidoreductase — protein sequence MAVYRINGQRHHDPIDNAPIEEFDMNIALIGASGFIGSALREEALQRGHQVTALVSQPDKLQPADNLTIVKSDVQNTEQLSEQLKGFDAVLSAFSGHAKENVREYYLQGVQSIIQATKEAGVPRLLIVGGAGSLHVNADTLLIDTPNFPAEYQGTARGALDALALLRNESELNWTMLSPAAEIFPGKRTGSFQLGKDDLVVDADGNSRISVQDYAVALINELEQPQHEGERFTLGY from the coding sequence ATGGCCGTTTATCGAATCAATGGCCAGCGCCATCATGACCCCATCGACAACGCACCCATTGAGGAATTCGACATGAACATTGCACTGATTGGCGCCAGCGGATTTATTGGTTCTGCCCTCCGTGAAGAAGCCCTGCAACGTGGCCACCAGGTCACTGCCCTGGTCAGCCAGCCGGACAAACTGCAGCCCGCAGACAACCTGACCATCGTGAAAAGCGATGTGCAGAACACCGAACAACTCAGCGAACAACTGAAGGGATTCGACGCCGTACTCAGCGCCTTCAGCGGCCATGCAAAAGAGAATGTGCGCGAGTATTACCTACAGGGCGTGCAATCCATCATCCAGGCCACCAAAGAGGCCGGCGTCCCCCGACTGCTGATCGTCGGAGGCGCAGGCTCTCTGCACGTGAACGCCGACACCCTGCTCATCGACACCCCCAACTTCCCGGCGGAATACCAGGGCACCGCCCGCGGCGCCCTGGATGCCCTGGCCCTGCTTCGCAACGAAAGCGAACTCAACTGGACGATGCTCTCCCCCGCCGCCGAGATCTTCCCCGGCAAACGCACGGGCTCATTCCAGCTGGGCAAGGATGATCTAGTGGTAGATGCCGACGGCAACAGCCGGATTTCCGTGCAGGATTATGCGGTGGCACTCATCAATGAACTGGAGCAGCCACAGCATGAGGGTGAGCGATTTACGTTGGGGTATTGA
- a CDS encoding right-handed parallel beta-helix repeat-containing protein, which produces MNALLPPSFSRTALAAAISFTVSAAHADEFIVTNLDASAMSEGSLSAQIIAANNNPGADTITFSVTGTIHMNSGYLPRTKEDLSIIGPGQDSLIIDAGEGAAEGTLFGTNLANSLSLSALTITNADNGILYADAGTNVTLDNVTIRDSSTSFPDLIYLTEGADLTIENSKLHNITILSDSAIIYQNQGTNGLTVRNTQFTDNSTDSQSILVSGTDLVVENSHFDNNSGYSAGAIKLSNVSEASITGSTFSNNTVTGQNGGAISANLSNLTIINSTLNKNSASMGSGGAISLENDSTMELSGSTVSQNTSASRGGGIQSSQSSFAIIDSQITNNAADPDNLGEYEGGGIEATGGSAFFADSLISGNTASGYGGGASLSAAAITFFGTEISENSAKESAGAFLNASGGNLGFYRSRVLNNSGEGSQYTSGAFEIFDAGNGAFIEIEDSKFSGNSGSAGAAIRFAPTKVDTELNVTGSTFDNNQGGSMAAIIFDRYSPYSTSIDNVVNIENSTFSNNTATNARAGIIIGPFVNSNVSHSTFVNNHGEGANAVQIHAPASYESGTEGMSLSFSALASSNSDDILVGGSAYFSDSLDTLNLEGSNNIIQNGVALTSTSLDNTTNTSEVDPGLAALADNGGYTLTHAPLDNSSNTVVLAATGERPDNDRDQRGAANTDAESDIGAVEYNTNTPPQLAIDIGDEISGVVNVPIPDIALYDLISDADGDNLRLSMVEGLPPGLTADLETGIISGTPIATGTFLITVVVSDSGTPVMNGVFTGKAVITETAKTPGNSSGSRGGSSGGGSAAWLWLSLLGVLGLRRKRS; this is translated from the coding sequence GTGAACGCACTCCTGCCACCGTCATTTTCACGCACAGCGCTGGCCGCTGCGATCAGCTTCACGGTCAGCGCAGCCCACGCCGACGAGTTTATCGTTACCAACCTTGATGCCAGCGCGATGAGCGAAGGAAGCCTGTCTGCCCAGATTATTGCAGCCAATAACAACCCCGGCGCTGACACCATCACCTTTTCGGTAACCGGCACCATCCACATGAACAGCGGATATCTTCCCAGAACCAAGGAGGATCTCAGCATCATCGGACCAGGCCAGGACAGCTTGATCATTGACGCCGGCGAAGGTGCTGCAGAGGGAACTCTGTTCGGCACCAACCTTGCCAACAGCTTGTCGCTCTCCGCGCTCACCATCACCAATGCCGACAATGGGATCCTGTACGCCGACGCCGGTACGAATGTGACGCTTGATAACGTCACCATCAGGGACAGCAGCACGTCCTTTCCCGATCTTATCTATCTCACTGAAGGTGCAGACCTGACTATTGAAAACAGCAAGCTGCATAACATCACCATACTCAGCGACAGCGCTATCATCTATCAAAACCAGGGCACCAATGGCCTGACAGTGCGTAACACCCAGTTCACGGACAACAGCACGGACAGTCAATCCATCCTGGTGAGCGGCACTGACCTGGTGGTGGAAAACAGCCACTTTGATAACAATTCCGGCTACAGTGCTGGCGCGATCAAGCTGAGTAATGTCAGCGAGGCGTCCATTACCGGCTCCACCTTCAGCAACAATACCGTCACCGGTCAGAATGGCGGTGCCATCAGTGCCAACCTCAGCAACTTGACTATCATCAATAGTACGCTGAACAAGAACTCCGCCAGCATGGGCAGCGGTGGCGCCATCAGCCTTGAAAATGACAGCACCATGGAGCTTAGCGGTTCTACCGTGAGCCAGAACACCTCCGCCAGCCGAGGCGGGGGCATTCAATCAAGCCAAAGCAGTTTTGCCATCATTGACAGTCAAATCACCAACAATGCCGCCGACCCGGACAATCTGGGCGAGTACGAAGGGGGCGGCATTGAGGCCACCGGCGGCAGCGCTTTCTTTGCTGATTCACTCATCTCGGGTAACACCGCATCCGGTTATGGTGGCGGCGCCAGTTTGTCGGCAGCGGCAATTACTTTTTTTGGCACCGAAATAAGTGAAAACAGTGCGAAAGAGTCTGCCGGCGCCTTCCTGAATGCATCTGGAGGCAACCTGGGCTTTTACCGCTCTCGCGTTCTCAACAACAGCGGAGAGGGCAGCCAATATACGTCGGGAGCGTTCGAAATTTTTGATGCGGGTAACGGCGCCTTCATTGAAATCGAGGACAGCAAGTTCTCCGGCAACAGTGGCAGCGCCGGTGCTGCCATTCGTTTTGCCCCCACAAAAGTGGATACCGAGCTAAACGTCACCGGTAGCACCTTTGACAATAATCAGGGGGGCAGCATGGCAGCCATTATTTTTGACCGCTACAGCCCTTATTCAACCTCGATCGACAACGTGGTTAACATAGAAAACTCCACCTTTTCGAACAATACCGCCACCAACGCGCGGGCAGGCATCATCATTGGCCCCTTTGTTAACAGCAACGTCAGTCACTCCACCTTCGTGAATAATCACGGCGAGGGAGCCAATGCCGTTCAGATACACGCGCCAGCCAGTTATGAGAGCGGCACCGAAGGCATGAGCCTGAGCTTCTCGGCACTGGCATCCAGCAACAGTGACGACATTCTCGTTGGCGGCAGTGCCTATTTTTCTGACAGCCTGGATACACTGAATCTGGAAGGCAGCAACAACATTATCCAGAACGGTGTTGCTCTGACATCCACGTCGTTGGACAACACCACCAACACATCAGAGGTTGACCCCGGACTCGCAGCACTGGCCGACAACGGCGGCTATACCCTCACCCATGCGCCCCTGGACAATAGCAGCAACACGGTGGTGCTTGCTGCCACCGGGGAAAGACCGGATAACGACCGAGACCAGCGCGGCGCAGCCAACACCGATGCCGAATCCGACATCGGTGCAGTGGAATACAACACCAACACGCCTCCGCAGTTGGCCATCGATATCGGCGATGAAATCTCCGGCGTGGTCAATGTTCCCATCCCCGATATCGCGCTCTATGACCTGATCAGCGACGCAGACGGTGACAACCTGAGGCTCTCCATGGTGGAAGGACTGCCGCCGGGCCTGACCGCCGATCTTGAAACCGGCATCATCAGCGGCACCCCCATCGCCACAGGCACCTTCTTGATCACGGTTGTTGTGTCCGACAGTGGTACCCCGGTCATGAACGGTGTCTTTACCGGCAAAGCTGTGATTACGGAAACCGCCAAAACCCCAGGCAACAGCAGCGGGAGCCGTGGTGGAAGCAGCGGCGGCGGTTCCGCTGCCTGGCTGTGGCTATCACTGCTAGGCGTGCTTGGTTTGCGTCGCAAAAGGTCCTGA
- a CDS encoding TIGR02466 family protein, whose protein sequence is MGSTSGDPSSIRGRWHFGIPIYDKHLPAFSDHQAALIAYLHRLREADQGSVRSNQGGWHSRDDLHLKEEPLLNGVMVSLLQVASACIKDFEGAREFKDIRMVAAWANMNEKGDWNAPHEHLPCTWSGVFYVDAGDGKRDNKRDLGGQILFFDPMPMGKEWKRPPNVSYQPVTGTLLLFPSFLTHMVAPYKGERPRISIAFNLVVDRL, encoded by the coding sequence ATGGGAAGTACTTCCGGTGATCCATCGTCAATTCGGGGGCGGTGGCATTTCGGTATACCGATTTACGACAAGCATCTGCCGGCATTTTCCGATCATCAGGCTGCGCTGATCGCGTATCTGCATCGTCTCCGTGAGGCGGATCAGGGCAGTGTCAGGAGTAATCAGGGTGGCTGGCATTCCCGCGATGATCTGCATCTCAAGGAAGAACCGTTGCTCAATGGCGTTATGGTCAGCCTGTTGCAGGTGGCCAGTGCCTGTATCAAGGATTTTGAAGGGGCGCGAGAGTTCAAGGATATCCGCATGGTGGCTGCGTGGGCCAACATGAATGAGAAAGGGGATTGGAATGCCCCCCATGAACACCTGCCTTGCACCTGGTCTGGCGTGTTTTATGTGGATGCGGGGGATGGTAAGAGGGATAACAAGCGTGACCTGGGTGGGCAGATCCTGTTTTTTGATCCAATGCCCATGGGGAAGGAATGGAAACGACCTCCCAATGTGTCGTACCAGCCAGTGACAGGCACCCTGTTACTGTTCCCCTCGTTCCTGACGCATATGGTGGCTCCCTACAAGGGTGAGCGCCCCCGGATTTCCATTGCGTTCAATCTGGTAGTGGATCGTCTCTAG
- a CDS encoding DUF2938 domain-containing protein, producing MHPLSFFVFDALLIGIVATAVMDIWGWLRPAVFGTSPNYDMVGRWLLHMRHGQFRHIAISSSPAQKGERITGWLAHYLTGIAYAMLLLAFAGTAWASQPTLGPALTIGLVTVAAPFLLMQPGMGMGVAAANAPHPNRARMQSVTTHLVFGLGLYLGGLLLNVTVQW from the coding sequence ATGCACCCACTCAGTTTCTTTGTATTCGATGCACTTCTGATTGGCATCGTCGCCACGGCAGTCATGGATATCTGGGGATGGCTTCGTCCTGCGGTATTCGGTACGAGCCCCAATTACGACATGGTCGGCCGGTGGCTGTTACACATGCGTCACGGGCAGTTCCGACATATCGCCATCAGCAGCTCACCTGCACAGAAAGGAGAGCGGATCACGGGGTGGCTGGCACACTATCTGACCGGCATTGCATACGCGATGCTGTTACTGGCATTTGCGGGTACCGCATGGGCATCCCAACCAACCCTCGGCCCAGCACTGACCATCGGCCTGGTCACCGTGGCTGCGCCTTTCCTGTTGATGCAGCCCGGCATGGGGATGGGCGTGGCTGCGGCGAACGCCCCTCACCCCAACCGCGCCAGGATGCAGAGTGTCACAACCCATCTTGTGTTTGGACTTGGCTTGTACCTTGGCGGCCTGCTCCTCAACGTCACAGTCCAGTGGTAA
- a CDS encoding TFIIB-type zinc ribbon-containing protein yields the protein MMVECINGCGGMAATHYEGVEIDVCGCCSGVWLDFGELTQIVEIRGAAWSENVVEKVLTSLGGKGVPVKERERELTCRVCNNALPPSNYQSNSGIIVNACPDGHGVWLDAGELEKLQIFMERWQDIAARDADKHQHLLRQIEVDYADKKSKGLREGPAYFEVINIFINRVISLME from the coding sequence ATGATGGTTGAGTGTATCAACGGTTGTGGTGGTATGGCTGCAACGCACTATGAGGGCGTGGAAATTGATGTGTGCGGGTGCTGTTCCGGGGTATGGCTGGATTTCGGTGAGCTGACGCAGATAGTTGAGATCAGGGGTGCCGCCTGGTCTGAGAATGTAGTCGAAAAAGTATTGACGTCTTTGGGCGGGAAAGGGGTGCCCGTTAAAGAGCGAGAGCGGGAGTTGACCTGCAGGGTGTGCAACAACGCTCTTCCGCCCTCCAATTACCAGTCCAACTCTGGGATCATTGTGAATGCCTGCCCCGATGGCCATGGTGTGTGGCTGGATGCAGGGGAGCTGGAAAAGCTGCAGATCTTCATGGAGCGCTGGCAAGACATTGCAGCCCGTGATGCGGACAAGCATCAGCATTTGCTCCGTCAGATTGAGGTGGATTACGCGGATAAAAAAAGCAAAGGGTTGCGTGAAGGCCCTGCCTATTTTGAAGTCATCAATATCTTTATTAATCGCGTGATCAGCCTGATGGAATAA
- a CDS encoding helix-turn-helix domain-containing protein, whose product MLDISEVVQRTGVPASTLRYYEEKGLIASTGRRGLKRVFAPQVLDQLALIALGQAGGFRLEEIGQMFAADGKLHIDRGALLAKADALDDRIRKLTAMRDELRHVAHCAAPSHLECPTFRRRMQVASSRVRVEKRRR is encoded by the coding sequence ATGCTGGATATTTCAGAAGTGGTGCAGCGAACCGGCGTGCCTGCGTCTACCTTGCGCTATTACGAAGAAAAGGGATTGATTGCGTCCACGGGCCGGCGTGGGCTTAAACGCGTATTTGCACCACAGGTGCTGGACCAGTTGGCGCTGATCGCGCTGGGGCAGGCGGGGGGCTTTCGCCTGGAAGAAATCGGTCAGATGTTCGCGGCGGACGGGAAACTGCACATTGATCGTGGTGCGTTGCTTGCCAAGGCGGATGCGCTGGATGACCGGATTCGCAAGCTGACGGCCATGCGTGACGAGCTGCGGCACGTGGCCCATTGCGCTGCGCCCAGTCATCTGGAATGTCCGACGTTCCGCCGCCGGATGCAGGTGGCCTCGTCACGCGTTCGGGTTGAGAAGCGTCGTCGCTAA
- a CDS encoding NAD(P)-dependent alcohol dehydrogenase, which yields MKTIGYAAFSSDAQMQPYHFERRALRDNDVAIEILFSGICHSDLHTVNGDWGKQRYPLVPGHEIIGRVMDVGPQVTRYKVGDKVGVGCMVDSCQSCDQCDHGEEQYCRNGMTPTYGAPDRIDGTMTQGGYSKHIVVREEFVLRVPDALDMSRAAPILCAGITTFSPLRTWNVGKGSRVGVIGLGGLGHMAVKLAVAMGAEVTVLSRSARKAQEAEALGASGVLVSTDKAAMKAAAASLDLILDTVPVRHDLKPYLPLLDVDGTLVIVGQVGDMDDFASAPMIFGRRRVAGSLIGGIQETQDVLDFCAEHDIHPVCEIIRPDQVNEAYSVMEKGDIAHRYVMDMSGLALDQ from the coding sequence ATGAAAACCATCGGCTATGCGGCGTTTTCCTCCGATGCCCAGATGCAGCCCTATCATTTTGAACGACGCGCCTTGCGTGACAATGATGTGGCCATCGAGATCTTGTTCAGCGGGATATGTCATTCCGATTTGCATACGGTGAACGGTGACTGGGGCAAACAGCGTTATCCGCTGGTGCCTGGTCACGAAATCATTGGGCGGGTAATGGACGTGGGCCCGCAAGTGACCCGTTACAAGGTAGGCGACAAGGTGGGCGTGGGCTGCATGGTCGACAGCTGCCAGTCCTGTGATCAGTGCGACCACGGTGAAGAGCAGTATTGCCGTAATGGCATGACCCCGACTTACGGTGCGCCGGATCGCATTGATGGAACGATGACGCAGGGGGGCTATTCGAAGCATATTGTGGTGCGTGAAGAGTTCGTGTTGCGCGTGCCGGATGCACTGGACATGTCCCGTGCTGCCCCGATCCTGTGTGCGGGCATTACCACGTTTTCTCCCCTGCGCACCTGGAACGTGGGCAAGGGTAGCCGGGTAGGCGTGATTGGCCTTGGTGGCCTTGGCCACATGGCGGTGAAGCTGGCGGTAGCCATGGGAGCTGAAGTGACGGTGCTGAGCCGCTCTGCCCGCAAGGCGCAGGAAGCGGAAGCATTGGGTGCCTCGGGAGTGCTGGTGTCTACTGACAAGGCGGCCATGAAGGCGGCGGCAGCGTCACTGGATCTGATTCTCGACACCGTCCCGGTACGTCACGACCTGAAGCCTTACCTGCCGTTGCTGGATGTGGATGGCACGCTGGTGATTGTGGGGCAGGTGGGCGACATGGACGACTTTGCATCTGCTCCGATGATCTTTGGCCGTCGCCGCGTGGCGGGATCGCTGATCGGTGGGATTCAGGAAACTCAGGACGTACTCGATTTCTGTGCCGAGCACGATATCCACCCGGTCTGTGAAATTATTCGCCCGGATCAGGTTAACGAGGCCTATAGCGTGATGGAAAAAGGCGACATTGCCCACCGCTATGTGATGGACATGTCCGGTCTGGCATTGGATCAGTAA
- a CDS encoding MipA/OmpV family protein has translation MAKAILPIYGCPLFSCVLFVASSLAMAAPTAINTPLSRAPLDNTSHFGIGATTSITERPFVGVDSQNEGLPYFSLRYKRLSVEGLDAGLDLLKTDHSVVGLLVTPRFYEVTAGFADNGELNGIDTTHRTAFAGVSYDYQHGMFQLSANALKDIGNESDGLEASLTASYGINWGDITVAPSLGLIWQDGRLVEHFYGVDDDETTPGRPAYGEHSSLNYQAALTAIWTPGKHWHFLAIVKEDYLGEGISDSPIIDERSLTSVAIGGIFYFW, from the coding sequence TTGGCGAAGGCGATCCTGCCAATTTATGGGTGTCCTTTATTCTCTTGCGTCTTGTTTGTTGCTTCTTCGCTAGCCATGGCAGCGCCCACCGCCATCAACACCCCGCTTTCTAGGGCTCCCCTGGACAACACCAGCCACTTCGGCATCGGCGCCACCACCTCAATCACCGAACGCCCTTTTGTCGGCGTCGATTCACAAAACGAAGGGCTTCCCTACTTCTCCCTTCGCTATAAACGCTTGAGCGTGGAAGGCCTTGATGCAGGGCTGGATCTGTTGAAGACCGATCACAGCGTAGTGGGTCTGCTTGTCACGCCCCGCTTCTATGAAGTCACAGCAGGCTTTGCCGACAATGGCGAACTCAATGGCATCGATACGACACACCGAACCGCCTTTGCCGGTGTTTCTTATGACTATCAGCACGGCATGTTTCAACTATCTGCCAACGCACTGAAAGATATCGGCAATGAAAGCGACGGCCTGGAAGCGAGCCTGACGGCCAGCTACGGGATCAACTGGGGAGATATCACCGTCGCCCCCTCTCTGGGGCTGATCTGGCAAGATGGGCGATTAGTTGAGCATTTCTACGGGGTAGACGACGATGAAACGACACCAGGGCGCCCCGCCTATGGCGAGCACAGCTCACTGAATTATCAAGCTGCGTTGACCGCCATCTGGACGCCAGGAAAACACTGGCATTTTCTCGCTATCGTCAAAGAAGATTATCTCGGAGAGGGCATTTCCGACAGCCCCATTATTGATGAACGGTCACTGACCTCAGTAGCGATTGGCGGCATCTTTTATTTCTGGTAA